The sequence GTAAAGGTCAAAGCGAGAATATTCCTGATCGATTGTTGTTGATTAGGATAGCGGAGACAGATCATCAGAAGTCGCTGAACCAGGGCATATGTTTTCCCGGATCCGGCTGAAGCATTGATAACTGTATAAGAATTTTGCATTGTTAAAGGAGAATTGAGACTGCAAGTTAGCTAAAATTTAAAAGAAAATTTAACAATTCAATCTGCCTATTTAACAGTTTCGCGACCAAAAGGCAGCAAGAAATACTAAAAGGCGTTAACGGTGGTTAAACTTATGCTTCAATACAAAAATAATTTTAGCTTTGCTCTATAAAAAATAATCCGTGAAATTCAAACTACTCCTTTTTTTATCTCTGATTTTCTTCATACATTCCAATGCTCAAAGCTATATTTTTGGAAAGGTGGTTTCTGAGAGCGGTGCAGAAATGAAAGATGTCACTGTCGTAAATATCAGAACTGATGAAATGGCATTCTCAAACGAAGATGGTCATTTCATGATTTCCGGGAGACCAGGTGATGAATTACGATTTATAAAAGCCGGATATGACAGAGTTGTGAAAAATGTTTCTCAGGAAAATGTACAGTCTCCGATGAACATCAGCCTTATTCGATCTACCATTCAGATTCCTGAAGTGGAGGTTAAGCAGGGGCTTACCGGGAATTTAAAAATAGATTCAAGAAGTTACAATAAACCTAAAAAGGTTCAAAAGCTGGAGACAGAGATGAGCCGCTATATTGCACAAAAGTCAGATCCGAGAATCCTTGCTGCAAAACCTGGGGAATTTGTACAACCGAAAGGAGAAGGATTTTTCATTGGGAAAGTTAATGACAAATGGGATGATATTGATTTAATGAATTATATTCATGCAAGTCTTGGAGATGATTATTTCACCAATCTTAAAATAGAAAAACCATTGATTAATCATTTCATTTCTTATGTTTTAGCAGGTGGTTTTGAAAGAAAAAAAATCCTCAAATATGGATTTTGCAGTGATGCTGACCTGAACAGGTTCCAACGTTTTGTTCTGACAAGAATTTCTTCTTATCGCGCTCCACAGCCTCAAAGATAATCTATGGAAAACATATTCAAAACCAGTCTGTGTGTTATCCTTTCTCTCCTATCAGGAATATTGTTCTCACAGCAAAAAGTAACGGGATTTGTTACTGATAACACTCATAACAATATTAATCCGGTATTAATCATTAATGTTTCAAAAAATATTTCTGTACTGAGCGATTCTTCAGGGAAATTTGTAATAGATGCCGATGAAAATGATGAAATAAGATCTGTAAAAGAAGGATATTATCGTGCCAGTAAGAAGGTCTTAAAAGAAGATTTCAATACTCCTGTGCTAATGGTGCTCTCAAAAGCGGAGATTCAAATTCCGGAAGTACAAATTGCCTTCAAGCCTACAGGAAACCTGGAAAAGGATAGTAAGCGCCTTAATGAGTCTCAAAAACTAAGGTCTTTAAAATCGGATATGTCAAAATATATGAAAAGTCCTTTAGCAGAGCCCTTGCCTGATAAATCTATTTCCAAAACCTTTACCGGACATGATTTTAAAGCAGGGCAAGTAGATGTCTTAGGTATTATTGGTAAAGCAATAAATCTGTTTACGAATGCAACAAAACCTAAAATTACAAAGGCAAACTATCTGGAATTTCAGGATTTCATGGTACAACTTAAAAATGACGTTAATTTAGATTTCCTGAGAAAATATGGGATGGAAGATGAGCAGATTGATGCATTTCTCATTTATGCGGAAAATACGAGAGAACTTTCCAAAAAATTCAGAAAAGATTTCAATAAGGAGGTATTAGCATTTGAATTAAAAACTGCCTTTGTAGAATATCGTAAGTTGAATAAGCTTGATGCCAAATAAAATATTGGTATTTTTAAATGATAAAAGAACGATTGGATTATAACCTCAAAAATATTACAAATATACATTGGAAAAAAATATTTCTTTTCCTGATGATGCTTTGCAGTAACTTTTTGTTTTCTCAACAGACCGTAACCGGCCGGATTATTGATGACAACGGGGAAGATTTAAGTGCCGTAACTATTGTTAATATGTCTACAGATAAAAAAGTATATTCCAATTCACAGGGAATGTTTTCTATAGAAGCTAATCCTAATGATGAGCTAAGGTTTGTAAAAGAAGACTTCAGTAGAGTTTCCAGACGAGTGCTGACGGACGGGATTAATGCTCAATTGTTGATAACGCTTTTTCAGATTCCCAAAGATGTTGGAGAAGTGAAAATTGTAAAAAGGCTTTCAGGTGATCTTGAACAAGACTCAAAGATTGTTGCCAAAGTAGATAAAGGAGAGCAGGTAAAACAAGCTGTTGGGCTTCCTCAACCCGTTGGAAAGATGCGGGAAAAGCCGGCAGAAGTAAAAAGCGTTCTTTTACCAATATTGTTAGGAAATCTTAATGTACAGGGAGTATATGATCTGATCAGTGGAAAAGCCAGAAAACAGAAAAGACAATATAGATATGATGACCTACAGGAACATATTACCTGGGTTCGGAGCAGGGTAGAGGACGATTATTTTGTCAAGGCTGGAATACCTGCCGACAAAATTTCGGAATTTATAGAATTTTCATTTGTAGTCAAGCCTCAGGTTCGTACGTATGTAAAAGCCCGAAATTTGTCCGGTGTTATGTTGAGAATGGAAGAAGTAATCCCTCTTTTCATTGAAAGACTAAAGAATAGTCATCGATAACTCAATTTTTTAGAGTTCATCATTTCTTTTAATGTTAAAGAAATCTTAAAATATTGGAATGGAAATTGATGCAATAAACTCATAATCAAATCAAATTCACATATTTTATGAATAAAAATATTATTGCAGTTGCAATAGGCGCTTTAGGGTTTGTTCTTGGCCTTGGCTTTTTAGGAAATGCAATCAAAAACAGAAATAAATCTGAAAATACAATCTCTGTAACAGGGTTGGGGTCCAAACAGTTTACTTCTGATCTGATTACCTGGTCAGGAAGCTTTTCGAAAAATAATCCTGATCTTAAATCAGCTTATGATGAGTTGGCGCAGGATAGAAAAGTCATTAATGATTATCTGATTTCAAAAGGAATAAAACAGAATGAGATTGTGTTTTCTTCTGTAGATATCCAAAAGCAGTTCAGAAGTTATAATGATTCTAACGGAAATTATGTACAGGGAGAATTTTCCGGTTACAATCTATCTCAAAATGTTTCTATTGAAAGTAAAGAAGTAGGCAAAATTGAAAATCTTTCCAGGAATATTACTGAAATTATCAACCGCGGAATTGAATTCACTTCTTCTTCACCTTCTTATTTTTATACAAAACTGGCTACGGTAAAGCAGGAAATGATTGCCAGTGCTACAAAAGATGCCAAAGAAAGGGCTGAAAAAATTGCAGAAAACTCCGGAAGTAGTTTAGGTAATCTAAAAAAAGCGACAATGGGTGTCATTCAGATTACTGCGCCCAATTCAAACGAAGATTATTCATATGGAGGAACATTTAATACCTCTTCCAAAGAAAAAGCAGCCAGTATTACTATAAAACTGGAATATGAAGTGAATTAGATGATAATTTGAGCAGAAAAAGTGAAGCGCAACATCTATGAAAATTTGTGCAATCTGTGGTTAATAATTTATCTAATCAATCTTTCTCCTCAATAAAAAATAAACGCCGGAAATACTCCGGCGTTCTATATTAAGGATAAACAATATCGCAAATTTCATTTTTAAGTTCTTCCACGTTTTCAGGAGAATAATTGGCCAGAAGCCATAGATTTAGAGATTGTTTCCCTTCTCCATAACTTGGTTGTACATAAGTAGTATCAATGAGTCCAAAACTATTTCTCTGATAGAAAGAATAACGTCTTTTAGCATCTTCATTCAGATCCTCAGGCTCAATTTCCAGGATAATTCTTGGATAGTTTTCCAGTAAATGCTGCATAATATGAGACCCTAATTTTTTACTTCTGAAAGCCTCAAATACTTCAAAATGTTCTACGAAGACAAAAGAACTCAGCTCCCATAAGATGAGGTATCCTATGGCCTCTGATTCATGTACTATAGACATAAAACTTACTTTCGGATTTGAAAATAAATCCAGAAACTGTTTTTTATCTCTTTGTTCGTCTACAGGAAAAGTGCTGGTATAAGAAGAATAGATTCCCTGAACTCTATGATCTTCAGCAGAAGTAATTGGTAAAAATTCCATAATTATAAATCAAAGACACTTGGTCGTCTGGTGATGAAAATATCTTTAATCCACAAAGTGAATGCCAGGCCCAGATAGATCAGAAAGAAAAAACCGGCGGTAGCAAAAGTAGAGTAGATGAAAAAGATCCTTAATTTGGATACGGGAATTCCAAGTTTGGCACCCATTCTTGTTAGTACACCAAACCATTCTCTTTCCATTTTATGACGGATATTACTCAGCATTTCAAGATTCTTTTAAAAGTTTAAATCCAATACTGCAAGTTAAGCAATTTTTTTCTTCACATGAGTTTTTGTAGTGATAAATCAGGCTCTGGCTTTGCAGTGCATTGGTAATTACTACTCCAATATTTTTCCAGCTTTGGACTACTGAGTTCTTTTCCGCAGGAATATTTTGATAAAATTCTATAATTGTCTCTGCGATTTCTTCACTGTGATATTTATGATAAGTATACTTTAAAGGAAGAATAGTATTAAGAATGATAAGATTAATAAAATCCTTACTTAAAGTTTTAGGCTGTACTTTTGAAATCGTTCCGAAATTAAAATGACAATCCCAATACTCAGAAGCTTTTATTGATTTAAATAGATCGTACAGCTCTTCAGTACTTTTTGCATCCATGATTTTTGAAAATAAATTCTGATGTTGGTAAAGATCTGCAAGTTGTGACAAACGGATCGTTGGGAAATTAGGCGGCCGTAATCTTAAGAATTTAGGATGAAATATAAGATCTGGCAATGTAAACTTTGCCCTAATAAATTCAAATTCTCGTTTCCATATTTTCATCTGTCCATCTTTAGGAGTCGTAAGCCAGCCTGAAATTCCGAATAACAATGCTTCAAGTTGTAAAGGGTTCTGGCGAATCTTATTGATAACACTATAATCAATACTTTCTGCAATCTGTCTAAAAATATGAGCATTTACTTTTAATCCGAAAGAATAAGCGAGACTGTGGAATAAAACCGCTTCAAAATTATTTTTATAAAGAATTAAATTCTGCTCTAGTTCAATAGATTTTTCCTCCAGTTTTTTCAGAATATTTCCTTCATGAAAGTTAACCGGAATTTTATCTTTATTAAAAATATTCTCACAGGCAATAAACTGATTACCATTGACCAATCTTTCATACTTCCATATTATACTTTCGTCAATATAATGTTTCAGTTCAAGGGTTGGCACCTTTTGATCGGTAAGATCACTAATGTCGGTGTCATGTTGAAAAACTACATGAAGAATAATGTTCTGGTAATTGGGATCTTGAGAATGATTGTGGAAAATCCAGTCCGAGGAACGAACATGCAGTTCTATATTTCCGGCAAGAATTACACCGTTCATTTTGATTTTAGAATCGAGAAAATCCGGGCCGGCATCTTTGTTCCATTTCCCGAATTGTATCATCTCAACGGAATTTCCTTCAATATCCTTGAAGTCAAAATATTTGAAAATCTTATAGTTCCAAAGATATTGAAGTAATTTTTCCGTCATAGTGTGACGATAAATATAATAGAAATATTATACTTTCGTCAACTCATTTTTAAAATTTTCTATAGTCGTTCTATACATTTTCTCATAGATAGGAAGAATATTTTTCAAATCGAATTTTATAGCTTGTTCTTTCGCATTTTCTTTCATTTTGGTTAAAAGTTCTTCATTGCTTAACAGCTTAATGGTGTAGTTGCTCATCGCTTCTACATTTCCGATTTCTGCTAAATATCCAGTTTCTCCCTGAATATTTACCTCAGGAATTCCGCCTGCATTCGAGCTGATAACCGGAGTATAAGCGGCCATTGCTTCCAATGCTGCCAAACCGAAACTTTCCTGCTCTGATGGAAGTAAAAATACGTCAGAAAGCTGCAGAATCTTATAAAGGTCGTTTACTTTTCCTAAAAGACGGATTTTTGAGATAAGATCCGGGTTTTCTTCAAGGAATTGGTTCACCTTTTCCATATCCGGGCCTTCACCAATGATGATAAGTTTAGATTTTACCTTCTTCTCAACATTTTTAAAGATCTGCAATACCTCATCCACACGTTTTACCGGACGAAGATTCGATACGTGGATCAGAATTTTCTCATCAGGATTCGCAAACTGAGTTCTTTGACATTCCGTACAGTCGTCAAATTCAGAATTATCAATAAAGTTAGTAATTACCTGGATTTCTTTTTTGATATTGAAAAACTGAAGGGTATCCTTTTTCAAGCTCTCAGAAACCGAAGTAATGGCATCTGACTGGTTGATGGAAAATTCTACTGCATGTTTATAACTTGGATGCTGACCTACAAGAGTAATATCCGTTCCGTGAAGGGTAGTTACCAAAGGAATATCATTATTGTCTTCCTGTAGCATCTGCTTCGCTGTAAATGCTGCATACGCATAAGGAATGGCATAATGAGCATGGAGTAGGTCCAGTTTATAGAGATTCACAACTCTGTAGATCATAGAACTTAACGCAATATCATAAGGCTGGTATTGGAAGAGGGGATAAGTCTGAACATTTACCCTGTGAAAAAAAATATTAGGATTGGTAATGTCTAATCTTGCAGGAAGGGCAGAGCTGATAAAGTGTACTTCATATCCTTTATTGGCAAGGGACATTCCCAGTTCTGTTGCCACAATTCCGCTTCCACCATAGGTTGGATAGCAAAGTATGCCTATTTTCATTAGATTATTGTTGTTTTGATGTTGTTTTTATAGTGTGTTCATTGGGGAAACAGGAATTAGGTCTATACCCATTCCCGGCTTCAACTGATCGTTAACCAATACAGGAAGCCTGCCCCAGATTTTTGTTTTTCCGTTTAAAGCATCTGCCGTAGCATTCATAGAATCATCATTGTTTTCATAAGATACCAGAACTGTTGAAACTTTTGATAGATCAACGTCTTTCAAAGCATAGGCACTTCCGAATACATTAAGAATCACATTCTGATTTTTAGTAAGGTCAGCAAGAACTTTTTTAGATTCTGAAGATATTTTATATGGTTTATAAGCTGTTGAATTATCTTTGTGGAAACCAACAATTACCGTAGAGCCTGCTGGAATTGTACTGATCTCACTTGCCTTTTTAATCATAATATTAGACCCCATTCTATTAGCAAATGTCTGATAAGGAGCTTCTTCTAACGGAACATAATACACTTGTTTTCCTGATAGTGGAAGCAGTTTTTTTTCATCCTTTAATAAAGTTAATGCATTAGAATAAAGATTCTGAACCAAAATCTTGTGAGAATCATTATTCAGGTCAGCATTGATGTTGTCTGGATTTTTTGGAGTGTATTGAGTAAGTCCTAGGAAATATTTTGTCAATAAAATTTTCTTTACACTTTCTTCTACTCTGGATTGAGAGATTTCTTTGCTATCAATGGCCTTCTGAATCAGTTTTTTTCCTTCAGAAACTCCCTGAGAGAAAAGCATGATATCATTTCCTGCTTTGAATGCCATAGCATCCAACTCTCCCGGTTTGTATTTGTTGGCAACGGCGCCCATATTTAAGGCATCTGTGATAATTAATCCTTTGTAGCCAAGTTTATCCTTCAATAATCCTGTGATGATATTTTTAGAAACAGAAGCAGGAATACCTTTTCCAGATTCTAAACTAGGAACATATAAGTGAGCCACCATAACACCACCAATTCCTTTATCCATTAAAGCTTTAAATGGAGCAAGTTCTATTGAATTCAATCTATCTAAATTGTGGGAAACCACAGGAAGATCAAGGTGTGAATCTGTGTTAGTATCCCCGTGACCAGGGAAATGTTTGATTGCTGCTAAAATATTGTTATCCTGAAGTCCATTAGAGTAGGATAGAGCAGAGTTAATTACATTATCCACCTCAGAGCCGAAACTTCTGTTACCAATAATAGGATTGTTCGGATTGGTGTTTACATCCACTACCGGAGCAAAATCCCAGTTGATTCCCATTCTGTGGCAATCTTCTGCAATTTTAGCAGACATCTGATACACTAGATTCTTATCCTGAATAGCACCTAAAGTCATTGCCCAAGGAAATTTATGTGCTGTTGCAATTCTTTGGAATAAACCCCATTCAGCATCCATTCCAATCATCAAAGGAATTTTGGATTTTTGCTGAAACTCGTTGACCAGGTTGATTTCTCTTGCCGCATCATCCTGCATCAGGATCAAACCTCCGATTTTATCATTAGCAACAATGTTTCTTATCTGATTGATATAGTCTTCTCCTTTATTAGTATATAATGCAACAATAAAAAGCTGACCCAGTTTTTCATCTTGCGAAAGATTTTTATACGTTTTTTCTACCCATTGCTGTGCCTTTTTCATGTCCTCTTTCGAAGTGTTTTTGGGCTGATACTGGGCATTAATTCTAGGACTAATCAATGCTGCAATAAAGAGTGAAGTATATAATAATTTCTTCATGACTTTTTGAATAAGAACAAAAATACAATTAAAAAAATTGACAAAAACAAAGATTTTGAAATTTTTGGTATATGATTTGAATACGCAATATAAATAATAACTAAACATTTATAGAAATGAAAAAAATTCTTCCACTTATATTATTAGCCGGTGTTGGATTTCTTACATATAGTTGTGATAATAGTAATGATGATCCGGTTGTGGTAAATCCAGGAAAGGATAATGATACTTTTCCTATCATGAAAGACTTAACAGGTACATTTGTTGCAGATAAGTATGTATTGAACGCAGATATCGACATTCAAACAACTGATGTGGTATTGGTATATAGAAAAGTAGGAAGTGCTTGGCAACAGATACCAAAGACTGTATATGTAGATGCATCAACTTCTATTTCACCAAGAAAGTTTGACTATAATTTTGTTTTTGATAATAAAACCGTTCAGGTTAGAATTGATGATGCTAACTTTAATCTTGGAAGTATGTCTCAGGCAGAAGCAAACAATTATTTGATGAATCAAACTTTCAGAATTGTACTTGTACCTGCAGATCCTGCGAAAAAGACAGCAAAAACAAACAACAGTGTTGATTTTGGTGACTATAACGCTGTAGTTAAGCATTATAATATTGATGAATCTAAGGTTCAAACTATCAATGCACATTAATTAAGAAATATCTTTTCAGTTTTTTATAATTAAAAAAGCTTCGGAAGTTATCTTCCGGGGCTTTTGATTTTTATGAGGAATGAAGCATTTTGATAGGTAACGAGTAATAACGATTGGTTCCAATACATCTATTTTACAGAATAAGAGCTTTGGCGAAAGTTAATAGTTTATATTGGAGTTGAAATGATGAGGTATCCGGAACATAATAAAAAAGCTTCAGAAATCATTCTGAAGCTCTTATTTTATCTAGTTATCATTGTCATCGAGTAGATGTCCAAAGAAATCTTTTTTCGTTTGTAAATA is a genomic window of Chryseobacterium nakagawai containing:
- a CDS encoding DUF2851 family protein; translated protein: MTEKLLQYLWNYKIFKYFDFKDIEGNSVEMIQFGKWNKDAGPDFLDSKIKMNGVILAGNIELHVRSSDWIFHNHSQDPNYQNIILHVVFQHDTDISDLTDQKVPTLELKHYIDESIIWKYERLVNGNQFIACENIFNKDKIPVNFHEGNILKKLEEKSIELEQNLILYKNNFEAVLFHSLAYSFGLKVNAHIFRQIAESIDYSVINKIRQNPLQLEALLFGISGWLTTPKDGQMKIWKREFEFIRAKFTLPDLIFHPKFLRLRPPNFPTIRLSQLADLYQHQNLFSKIMDAKSTEELYDLFKSIKASEYWDCHFNFGTISKVQPKTLSKDFINLIILNTILPLKYTYHKYHSEEIAETIIEFYQNIPAEKNSVVQSWKNIGVVITNALQSQSLIYHYKNSCEEKNCLTCSIGFKLLKES
- a CDS encoding carboxypeptidase-like regulatory domain-containing protein, with the protein product MIKERLDYNLKNITNIHWKKIFLFLMMLCSNFLFSQQTVTGRIIDDNGEDLSAVTIVNMSTDKKVYSNSQGMFSIEANPNDELRFVKEDFSRVSRRVLTDGINAQLLITLFQIPKDVGEVKIVKRLSGDLEQDSKIVAKVDKGEQVKQAVGLPQPVGKMREKPAEVKSVLLPILLGNLNVQGVYDLISGKARKQKRQYRYDDLQEHITWVRSRVEDDYFVKAGIPADKISEFIEFSFVVKPQVRTYVKARNLSGVMLRMEEVIPLFIERLKNSHR
- a CDS encoding GNAT family N-acetyltransferase — protein: MEFLPITSAEDHRVQGIYSSYTSTFPVDEQRDKKQFLDLFSNPKVSFMSIVHESEAIGYLILWELSSFVFVEHFEVFEAFRSKKLGSHIMQHLLENYPRIILEIEPEDLNEDAKRRYSFYQRNSFGLIDTTYVQPSYGEGKQSLNLWLLANYSPENVEELKNEICDIVYP
- a CDS encoding PspC family transcriptional regulator, translated to MLSNIRHKMEREWFGVLTRMGAKLGIPVSKLRIFFIYSTFATAGFFFLIYLGLAFTLWIKDIFITRRPSVFDL
- a CDS encoding SIMPL domain-containing protein, giving the protein MNKNIIAVAIGALGFVLGLGFLGNAIKNRNKSENTISVTGLGSKQFTSDLITWSGSFSKNNPDLKSAYDELAQDRKVINDYLISKGIKQNEIVFSSVDIQKQFRSYNDSNGNYVQGEFSGYNLSQNVSIESKEVGKIENLSRNITEIINRGIEFTSSSPSYFYTKLATVKQEMIASATKDAKERAEKIAENSGSSLGNLKKATMGVIQITAPNSNEDYSYGGTFNTSSKEKAASITIKLEYEVN
- a CDS encoding glycoside hydrolase family 3 protein produces the protein MKKLLYTSLFIAALISPRINAQYQPKNTSKEDMKKAQQWVEKTYKNLSQDEKLGQLFIVALYTNKGEDYINQIRNIVANDKIGGLILMQDDAAREINLVNEFQQKSKIPLMIGMDAEWGLFQRIATAHKFPWAMTLGAIQDKNLVYQMSAKIAEDCHRMGINWDFAPVVDVNTNPNNPIIGNRSFGSEVDNVINSALSYSNGLQDNNILAAIKHFPGHGDTNTDSHLDLPVVSHNLDRLNSIELAPFKALMDKGIGGVMVAHLYVPSLESGKGIPASVSKNIITGLLKDKLGYKGLIITDALNMGAVANKYKPGELDAMAFKAGNDIMLFSQGVSEGKKLIQKAIDSKEISQSRVEESVKKILLTKYFLGLTQYTPKNPDNINADLNNDSHKILVQNLYSNALTLLKDEKKLLPLSGKQVYYVPLEEAPYQTFANRMGSNIMIKKASEISTIPAGSTVIVGFHKDNSTAYKPYKISSESKKVLADLTKNQNVILNVFGSAYALKDVDLSKVSTVLVSYENNDDSMNATADALNGKTKIWGRLPVLVNDQLKPGMGIDLIPVSPMNTL
- a CDS encoding carboxypeptidase-like regulatory domain-containing protein, whose protein sequence is MKFKLLLFLSLIFFIHSNAQSYIFGKVVSESGAEMKDVTVVNIRTDEMAFSNEDGHFMISGRPGDELRFIKAGYDRVVKNVSQENVQSPMNISLIRSTIQIPEVEVKQGLTGNLKIDSRSYNKPKKVQKLETEMSRYIAQKSDPRILAAKPGEFVQPKGEGFFIGKVNDKWDDIDLMNYIHASLGDDYFTNLKIEKPLINHFISYVLAGGFERKKILKYGFCSDADLNRFQRFVLTRISSYRAPQPQR
- the bshA gene encoding N-acetyl-alpha-D-glucosaminyl L-malate synthase BshA, yielding MKIGILCYPTYGGSGIVATELGMSLANKGYEVHFISSALPARLDITNPNIFFHRVNVQTYPLFQYQPYDIALSSMIYRVVNLYKLDLLHAHYAIPYAYAAFTAKQMLQEDNNDIPLVTTLHGTDITLVGQHPSYKHAVEFSINQSDAITSVSESLKKDTLQFFNIKKEIQVITNFIDNSEFDDCTECQRTQFANPDEKILIHVSNLRPVKRVDEVLQIFKNVEKKVKSKLIIIGEGPDMEKVNQFLEENPDLISKIRLLGKVNDLYKILQLSDVFLLPSEQESFGLAALEAMAAYTPVISSNAGGIPEVNIQGETGYLAEIGNVEAMSNYTIKLLSNEELLTKMKENAKEQAIKFDLKNILPIYEKMYRTTIENFKNELTKV